A single genomic interval of Gossypium raimondii isolate GPD5lz chromosome 11, ASM2569854v1, whole genome shotgun sequence harbors:
- the LOC105804047 gene encoding cyclin-D1-1 isoform X1 codes for MDVSLNLPTLPNLFCNEPASEVVSWEADEDECEIFTSSSSDSFIDYNVDSLTNMFDSEVDQMLESNLLSRFYHLPDIVHARQEAVQWILKVHSFYRLRPETAYLSINYLDRFLSARALPQGKGWPMQLLSVSCLSLAAKMEETTVPILLDLQIIKPRFLFKPKTVQRMEVLVMKTLKWRLRTITPFDFLHYFISCINNSQHNSLCHLFCCATDLIINTCKAATDSLDYPPSAIAAAVTLRLTNHSVNDQDLAQLGCMHNRINKEIVKKIYENIKGRSFGLEPLMMPPSPTGVLDAARHGTCKLHKIGNNNMNSSDEGFNV; via the exons ATGGATGTGTCCCTAAACCTTCCAACTCTTCCCAATTTGTTCTGCAATGAACCAGCAAGTGAGGTAGTCTCTTGGGAAGCTGATGAAGATGAATGTGAAATTTTTACTTCTTCATCTTCGGATTCCTTCATTGATTATAACGTCGATTCGTTAACCAATATGTTCGATTCCGAGGTTGATCAAATGCTGGAATCTAACCTTCTTTCAAGATTTTATCATCTTCCTGATATTGTTCATGCTCGTCAAGAGGCAGTCCAATGGATTTTAAAG GTGCATTCTTTCTACAGGCTTAGGCCTGAAACTGCTTATCTTTCTATAAACTACTTGGATCGTTTCCTATCGGCTCGAGCTTTGCCG CAAGGGAAAGGGTGGCCTATGCAGCTTTTATCAGTATCATGCCTTTCACTAGCAGCAAAAATGGAGGAAACAACAGTTCCCATTCTCCTAGACTTGCAAATAATCAAACCCAGATTCTTGTTTAAGCCCAAAACAGTCCAAAGGATGGAGGTTTTAGTGATGAAGACCCTCAAATGGCGGTTGCGCACCATTACCCCTTTCGATTTCCTACattatttcatttcatgtatcaataattCCCAACACAACAGCCTGTGTCACCTTTTCTGTTGTGCCACTGACCTCATTATTAATACATGTAAAG CAGCAACTGATTCCTTGGATTACCCTCCATCAGCAATTGCTGCAGCAGTGACACTACGGCTGACTAATCACAGTGTTAACGACCAGGATTTGGCACAGTTGGGTTGCATGCATAATAGAATAAACAAG GAGATAGTGAAGAAGATTTACGAGAACATTAAGGGAAGATCGTTTGGATTGGAGCCATTGATGATGCCACCAAGTCCCACTGGTGTGCTTGATGCTGCTAGACATGGAACCTGCAAATTACACAAGATTGGCAACAATAATATGAATTCAAGTGATGAAGGatttaatgtttga
- the LOC105804047 gene encoding cyclin-D1-1 isoform X2 produces the protein MDVSLNLPTLPNLFCNEPASEVVSWEADEDECEIFTSSSSDSFIDYNVDSLTNMFDSEVDQMLESNLLSRFYHLPDIVHARQEAVQWILKVHSFYRLRPETAYLSINYLDRFLSARALPQGKGWPMQLLSVSCLSLAAKMEETTVPILLDLQIIKPRFLFKPKTVQRMEVLVMKTLKWRLRTITPFDFLHYFISCINNSQHNSLCHLFCCATDLIINTCKATDSLDYPPSAIAAAVTLRLTNHSVNDQDLAQLGCMHNRINKEIVKKIYENIKGRSFGLEPLMMPPSPTGVLDAARHGTCKLHKIGNNNMNSSDEGFNV, from the exons ATGGATGTGTCCCTAAACCTTCCAACTCTTCCCAATTTGTTCTGCAATGAACCAGCAAGTGAGGTAGTCTCTTGGGAAGCTGATGAAGATGAATGTGAAATTTTTACTTCTTCATCTTCGGATTCCTTCATTGATTATAACGTCGATTCGTTAACCAATATGTTCGATTCCGAGGTTGATCAAATGCTGGAATCTAACCTTCTTTCAAGATTTTATCATCTTCCTGATATTGTTCATGCTCGTCAAGAGGCAGTCCAATGGATTTTAAAG GTGCATTCTTTCTACAGGCTTAGGCCTGAAACTGCTTATCTTTCTATAAACTACTTGGATCGTTTCCTATCGGCTCGAGCTTTGCCG CAAGGGAAAGGGTGGCCTATGCAGCTTTTATCAGTATCATGCCTTTCACTAGCAGCAAAAATGGAGGAAACAACAGTTCCCATTCTCCTAGACTTGCAAATAATCAAACCCAGATTCTTGTTTAAGCCCAAAACAGTCCAAAGGATGGAGGTTTTAGTGATGAAGACCCTCAAATGGCGGTTGCGCACCATTACCCCTTTCGATTTCCTACattatttcatttcatgtatcaataattCCCAACACAACAGCCTGTGTCACCTTTTCTGTTGTGCCACTGACCTCATTATTAATACATGTAAAG CAACTGATTCCTTGGATTACCCTCCATCAGCAATTGCTGCAGCAGTGACACTACGGCTGACTAATCACAGTGTTAACGACCAGGATTTGGCACAGTTGGGTTGCATGCATAATAGAATAAACAAG GAGATAGTGAAGAAGATTTACGAGAACATTAAGGGAAGATCGTTTGGATTGGAGCCATTGATGATGCCACCAAGTCCCACTGGTGTGCTTGATGCTGCTAGACATGGAACCTGCAAATTACACAAGATTGGCAACAATAATATGAATTCAAGTGATGAAGGatttaatgtttga